In Rana temporaria chromosome 3, aRanTem1.1, whole genome shotgun sequence, a single window of DNA contains:
- the SPC24 gene encoding kinetochore protein Spc24, protein MLREELEEYVAVSRELVKVVVSDSAVADLTKSVDCQEDMINSLVGTELQTLDLIRDLMSVEEKVAHTVLAAEETKQKVSSRLHKIEREIQEVCEKNASVETDKKFLQKEVEDLKLLEDETEEIEREAQEDTTVVIPSALYTAKLFHSVSKIDWDYSCDSTLIKGIHYGGEIAQPLCIDSTQHSKIFISDYLWSLLSTDW, encoded by the exons ATGCTTCGGGAGGAGTTGGAAGAATATGTGGCGGTGAGCCGGGAGCTTGTCAAGGTCGTGGTTTCTGACAGCGCAGTTGCGGATTTAACGAAGAGCGTGGACTGCCAGGAAGACATGATCAACTCGCTTGTAGGCACAGAACTGCAGACCTTGGATCTCATTAGAG ATCTTATGTCAGTAGAAGAAAAAGTTGCACATACCGTTCTTGCAGCAGAAGAGACCAAGCAAAAAGTGTCATCCAGACTTCATAAGATTGAGCGGGAGATACAGGAAGTTTGTGAGAAAAATGCATCGGTGGAAACAGACAAAAA ATTCTTGCAAAAGGAGGTGGAAGACTTGAAGCTCCTAGAAGATGAAActgaagagatagagagagaagctCAGGAAGATACGACTGTAGTCATCCCCTCAGCCTT GTACACGGCAAAACTGTTCCATTCTGTATCCAAGATTGATTGGGATTACAGCTGTGACTCAACACTCATCAAAGGCA TCCACTATGGAGGAGAGATCGCTCAACCCCTCTGCATTGACAGCACCCAGCACTCAAAGATTTTCATCTCCGATTACCTATGGAGCCTTCTGTCCACTGATTGGTGA
- the LOC120933294 gene encoding sphingosine 1-phosphate receptor 1-like translates to MDEVTHQYHLTRLYREYQSNSVISLHYNYTGKLTTSRYKGGLKAESVFFLVVCVLIVLENLIVLLAIWRNKKFHAPMFYLLGNLTLSDLLAGIAYMVNIVLSGANTLRLTPAMWFIREGGVFVTLTASIFSLLAIAIERHITMVRMKLYSGDKKGRMALLIGVSWLLSILLGILPILGWNCIHNLPACSTILPLYSKDYILVCISVFLAILISIVVLYLRIYRIVKHNSQRLGTLRKGALRKSQKYMALLKTVTIVVGTFIVCWLPLFILLLFDVSCEVNSCPILFKADYFLGLAMINSLLNPIIYTLTSRDIRRAILRLVCFFCYVNEDGETRGRFGFFPVLERSTSKSEKSSHKHEGLETTVSSGNGTPTPVKSLMPPRKY, encoded by the coding sequence ATGGATGAAGTAACGCATCAATATCACTTGACTCGACTGTACAGAGAATACCAAAGCAACAGTGTTATATCGCTACATTACAACTATACCGGGAAGCTCACCACTAGCCGATATAAAGGTGGACTGAAAGCTGAATCTGTCTTTTTTCTGGTGGTATGTGTGCTTATTGTCTTGGAGAACCTTATTGTACTTTTGGCCATCTGGCGAAACAAGAAATTTCATGCCCCTATGTTCTACCTCCTTGGCAATCTAACTCTATCAGACCTCTTGGCTGGCATTGCCTACATGGTCAACATTGTGTTGTCAGGGGCAAACACGCTCCGCCTTACCCCTGCCATGTGGTTTATTAGAGAAGGGGGTGTCTTTGTCACATTAACTGCCTCTATATTTAGCCTACTGGCCATCGCTATTGAGCGTCATATCACCATGGTCCGTATGAAGCTCTATAGTGGAGACAAGAAAGGACGAATGGCCTTGCTGATTGGGGTTAGTTGGCTGCTCTCTATACTGTTGGGTATATTGCCGATATTGGGATGGAACTGCATTCACAACCTCCCAGCCTGCTCCACTATCTTGCCCTTGTATTCTAAGGATTACATATTGGTGTGCATTAGTGTCTTTCTGGCCATTCTCATCTCCATTGTGGTTCTCTATCTCCGCATATACAGGATTGTCAAACACAACAGTCAAAGACTGGGCACGCTTCGCAAGGGAGCCCTGAGGAAGTCTCAAAAGTACATGGCCCTGTTAAAGACGGTTACAATTGTGGTGGGAACCTTTATTGTATGTTGGCTTCCCCTCTTCATATTGCTACTGTTTGACGTCTCATGTGAGGTCAACTCTTGCCCGATCCTATTCAAGGCTGATTACTTCCTTGGCCTGGCTATGATAAACTCTCTCCTAAACCCGATCATCTACACATTAACCAGCAGAGACATTAGAAGAGCCATTCTGAGGCTGGTCTGCTTCTTCTGTTATGTTAACGAGGATGGAGAAACCAGGGGGAGATTCGGCTTTTTCCCTGTCTTGGAAAGAAGTACCAGCAAATCTGAGAAGTCATCCCACAAGCACGaaggtttggagaccactgtgtcTTCAGGAAATGGGACTCCAACGCCGGTGAAATCACTTATGCCCCCCAGAAAGTACTGA